The sequence GGTTTTAGATATTGGTGAAAACGTGGTTGAGGTTAAATCAACCTCTGGCGACACGCATTTAGGTGGAGATGATTTTGATCAACGCATTACACAGTATTTAATCGAAGAATTTAAAAAAGAGCAGGGGATTGATTTATCAAAAGATCAGTTGGCTCTACAAAGATTAAAAGAGGCTGCTGAGAAAGCTAAGATTGAATTATCAACTGCGATCAACACGGAAGTTAATTTACCCTTTGTGACATCAGACGCTGAAGGTCCTAAACATTTATTAATTAAAATGACACGGGCTAAACTAGAAGAATTAGTTGGCGATTTAGTTGAAAAGACTTTAGGGCCCTGCAAGAAAGCTTTAGAAGAAGCCGGACTTAAAGTTGAAAATATTGAAGAAGTAATTTTAGTCGGTGGCATGACACGTATGCCTTTGGTTCAAAAAACAGTCAAAGATTTTTTCAAAAAAGAACCCAATATCTCAGTTAATCCAGATGAGGTTGTGGCTATGGGGGCAGCCATTCAAGGCGGAGTTTTTCAAGGCGATGTTAAAGATGTTTTGTTATTAGATGTGACGCCTCTAACTTTAGGCATTGAGACCTTGGGTGGAGTGATGACTCCTTTGATTGAAAAAAATACCACCATTCCAACTTCAAAATCGCAAGTTTTTTCAACCGCAGCTGATAGTCAACCTTCGGTCGAGATTCATATTTTACAAGGTGAAAGACCGATGGCGGGCGATAATCGAAGTTTGGGTAGGTTTATGTTGGATGGTATTCCACCAGCTCCACGTGGCGTGCCTCAAATTGAAGTTAGTTTTGATTTAGATGCCAATGGTATTTTAAATGTTAAAGCTAAAGACAATGGTACTGGCAAAGAACAAACAATTACCATTACAGCATCTTCTAGTTTATCAAAAGATGAAATTGAAAAAATGAAAAAAGAAGCTGACCTGCATGCAGAAGAAGATAAAAATAAAAAAGAATTAATTGATCTAAAAAACACAACTGAAACAGTTATTTTTCAAACAGAAAAAGTTTTGAAAGATAGCGCTGATAAAGTTGAAGAAGTCACTCGTAAAGAAGTCGAAGAAAAATTAGAAGCTTTGAAAAAAGTTAAAGATACTGACAATAAGGATGAAATAAAAAAAGCTTTAGACGACCTAAGTGTGACTGCTCAGAAAATAGGCGAAGCCATGTATAAACAGCAGGCAGAAGAGCAAGCCAAACAATCCGCCCAAGACGGAGATAAAAAAGATGATATTAAGGATGACAAAAAAGAAGATGAACCGGTTGAGGGGGAATTTGAAGAGGTGAAGGATGGGGAGAATAAATAAAAGAGATAAAATAATTAAATTTACCATATGCAAAATCAACAACCACAACCGAATAAACAAATTAAACTAGCCGACAATATTCCGGGTGCGGAATATGCCAACATTATGCAAGTTTCGCACACCAAAGAAGAGTTTATGCTGATGTTTGCCAATATCGCTGGACCATCTGGCAGAGTTGTAAGTAAAGTCATTACTTCGCCTGGCCACATGAAACGTATTGTAGCGGCTTTGCAAGAAAATTTGAAAAAATATGAAGACAGCTTTGGTCAGATAGAAAAAGCTGATTCGCCCAACACTGAAATGGGCTTTGGCGCTCGCGATTAAAATTATAAAAAATAAAAAATATGGAAAACAACCATGAAAAATCTTTTTTAGTTTATCAACCTGAAAATAAAGATTTATCACCAGAAAAAGTGCAATTAGAAATTGAGTCTTTAGGTTTAAATATTCAAGAAATTTTAGAATTAAAAGCACAAACTTTGGAAAACATACAACAAGACACTCAATCTCAAGATTCAATGAACGTTAAAGATCGTAGAGCCAAGCAAGGTGAAAGATTTGTTGATTTTAAAGAAAAAGAAAATATCAGACAAGTAGATTTGGTTGAAACTAAAAAAGGTTTTTATTTTGAATATCGTAATTCAAAGGGCGAAAAACAAGTTGTTTCTGAATCGGAAATGATTACAGATATGGAGTGGGGAGTTTATTATGATTTAAATCATCAAATTGTTTCAAAAGAAATTTATCAAAAATATAATACTTGGCGTGAAAAATATACTCAAGCTTATTTTGATAAATTAGTTCGTGATAAAAAAGATAGACAACTTATTTTACAAAGATTGTTTGTTGACAATGTTGGTCAGCAAGATTTATATTTAGCCCAAGCTTATGAATCATTATTAGAAGGCAAAGATGAACGCAAGGCTGGTTTTGTTTTTGAAAAAATGATTCAATCAACTTTGAAAAAAATTAGCTTAGATCTGGGAGAAGAATGGGGATTAGAATATATTGAAGCTGACGTAGTTGATGATGTAGAATTTAAAACTGACTGTATTTTAAAAATTGAAGATAAGCATCATCGTGCAACTGGGGTTGAAGAGATAAGTTCAGATACAAAACGCAAAGGTATTCAATTAACTCTTAAAAAATCTGGGCAAAAAGAATTTGATGATAAAAAGAGACAAGTCGAAAGCGTTAAAAAGAAATTACATCAGCATGGATTAAGCCAAGAAATGTTGCCGATTGATGATTTAGTTTTATTATCGGTTGATGTAGACAATCCTGAAATTATGGATAAATATAATCAGTGGCAAAAGGATCACCAAAAATCCGGTGGTCCAGAAAAAATATTTAAGCCACAGCGGTTGATGGAAATTTTGTCAGGTATTTTTCAGGATTCGGCCTTGGATTTTAATCAGAACGATGAATTTAAAAAAGTTTTATTAGATTATTTTGATAAACAAGGTTACGGTAAAAATTAAAAATTATTTAAAATAAAAATGGGTAAAGATTATTACAAAATTTTAGGAGTGAATAAAAACGCTTCGCCGGAAGAAATTAAAAAAGCTTTTCGTAAATTAGCGCACGAGTGTCATCCTGATAAACCGGGTGGCGATGAAAAGAGGTTTAAAGAATTAAACGAGGCTTATCAGGTTTTAGGTAATCCGCACAAGCGTCAGCAATATGATCAATTTGGTTCAGCTTTTGAACAAGCTCAATCACATGGCGGGACACACGGTTTTAGGGATTTTCGTGATTTCAGCGCCTATACTGATGCTTTTGGCCAAAATGGCGCTAATTTTAATTTTAACGACATGGAATTTGATTTGGGCGATATTTTATCGTCAGCTTTTGGTTTTTCTGGGTTTGATGGTCAGCGGTCAAGTAATCGGTCTCGTCGAGGCCAAGACATTAAAATAGATTTAACTTTAAATTTCGAAGAAGCAGTTTTTGGAGTAGAAAAGAAAATAAAAATTACTAAAAATATAATTTGTCAGCACTGCCAAGGCAAAGGAGTCGAACCTGGCAGTCAGATGAAAAAATGTTCTCAATGTGGTGGGAGAGGCCAGGTGCGCGTAGCACGTCAAACAATGTTTGGTACTTTTCAAAGCGTGAGCGTTTGTCCAGATTGTCAGGGTAAAGGCGAAGTACCGGAAAAGAAATGTTCAAAGTGTAATGGTTTGGGAATCGTTAAAGACGAATCAGAAATTGAAGTTAAAGTCCCGGCTGGCATTCATCATGGTGAAATTTTAAAATTATCAGGTCAAGGTCAGGCCGGACAACAAAGGGCATCGGCCGGCGATTTATATATTCATATAGCAGTTAAACCTCATACCGATTTTAATCGTCAAGGCGATGATATTCTATCTGAACGAAAAATTAATTTTTCACAAGCAGCTTTGGGTGATAAAATTAAAATTCAAACTTTACATGGAGATGTGATGTTAAAAATTCCGGCTGGCACGCAGAGTGGTAAAATTTTTAAATTAAAAAATAAGGGTGTACCCAAATTGCGTGGTTATGGTAAGGGTGACCATTTGGTTAAAATTATAGTTAAAACTCCAGAAAGTTTAACCAGAGAACAAAAGAAAATTTTTGAAGAATTGCAAAAAATAGAAGAATAGTTTTAATTTATAAAATAAAACTATTTTATGAATAATCAGTCTGACTATCAAATTTATTCCAATTCGCAAGAGGCCTGGCAAGCAATGTATCAGGCTATTTTAAATTCTCAAAAATCAATCTATTGGGAATTATATATTTTTGTTGATGATGAGGCTGGTCAGCCTTTTTTTGATATTTTAGAGCAAAAAGCTCGTCAAGGTTTAGATGTTAAATTAATAGTCGATTCAGCTGGGAGTTTTTGGTTGTCACGCAAAAGAATTCAAAGTTTGAAAAAATCAGGCGTGGATATTCGATTTTTTTATGAAAGTAAAAAATCTTTTTTAAAATTTTGGCGAAGAATAACCAACAGGGATCATCGTAAAATTTTAATTATTGACGAAGAGGTTGGTTTTATCGGCGGAGTTAATATTCAAAAACACATGCGAGAATGGCTGGATATCCAAATTAAAATTGAAGGTAAGGTGGTGCGATCTTTGTTAAGATCTTTTGCTAAATTTTACATTCTATGTGGTGGAGATAAAAAAAATGTTCATCATTTATTAAAGTATAAATTTAGAACTAAAAATAATAAATTTAATTTTGTTTTTGACGATGCCGATTATAAGAAATCTTTTGCTAGAAAAAAATACACTCAAGCCTTATTCAAGGCTCGTAAAAGAGTTATTCTTTTTTCACCTTATTATTTTCCAGATAAAAAATTTTTATATGCGCTTTGGAAAGCGCGTCAGCGAGGAATCAAAATTGATTTATTAATTCCCTTCAGAACTGATGTTAGAATTATTCAATATGCAGCTTATGCCAAGTTTGCTTTTTTAAAAAAAATTGGTGTGAATGTTCATTTAGTTGAAAAAATGATGCATGGTAAAGGCGTAATTAAAGATAATGATTGGGCCATGGTTGGAAGTAGCAATTTAGATCAATCGAGTTTTTATGATAATTATGAAGCTAATCTGGAAATAAAAAATAAGAAAAATATTCAACAACTTAAAAAAACAATTTTAGCTTGGATAAGTTCGGCTAAAAAGCTGGAAGATTTTAATTGGAAAAGAAGGGGAAACTGGCAACGTTTAAAGGAAAAAATCGCTTTTAAACTGTGTCAACTATGGCATATTAAAAAGGGTTAAGGTTGTTGTCTTGGTTTTTTAAAAATAAAAAACAAATTATCTACTTTATCCACTTTTCTATTTTTTTAAAAATGTAGTATAATATATTATTATCAAAACAAAAATATTTTTATATGTTTTTAACACCTATCCTGGCGCAGGCCAATTCAGAAGAATTAGCTGGTTTAGTTGATAAAGTTAATTTAAGCAATCCAAGTTGGGATTTGTTTATTATTTTACTTTTTGTAATTGTGGCTTTTTTCTATGGTATTTCTTTGGGACGTGATCGCGTTCTGGTAATTTTAGTGAGTATTTATATGGCCACGGCGGTCGCTAAATTTATTCCTAATGTTGGGAATATTTCGGCGATGGTAGGAGCTGGCGATCAACAGTTTGTTTTTCAAGTAACCTTTTTTCTAGTCTTGTTTATTATAATGTTTATTTTTTTGTCGCGGTCGGCTTTGTTAAAAACTATTGCTTCATCAGAAAGCCAAACGAATTGGTTTCAGTCAGTAGTTTTTAGTTTTTTACATATCGGATTATTAATTAGTATTACTTTGTCTTTTTTACCAGAGGAGAGTTTAAGTTCTTTATCATATTTAACTAAAAATATTTTTACTAACGAATGGGCGCGTTTGGCTTGGTTGTGTGTGCCAGTTTTATTAATGGCAATCGTTGGCGGCAAAAAGAAAAAACACTCTAAAAAGCGTGATTATGATGATGATGAAAATTATTAAATTATATATTTAAATAAATTTATTTTTTAAATAAAATTTTTTTAAGAGAGGTCTGTAATTGGGATCTTCTTTTTTTTATTGACCTAGATTTTAATTTATGATAGTATGATTAAATATTATTTATATTTATCCACATGTCACAACGTAAAAAAATTTGGTTAAGCTTTGCAGCTATTTTAATTATAGCCCTTTTTTGCGGTGCTGTTGATTATCCCAAATTACCTTGGGATAATAAAGTAGCTAATTGGTTTACCAATCAAAAAGTTCATCTAGGTTTAGACCTGCAAGGCGGAACGCATTTAGTTTATCAAGCTGATGTCAGCAATATCGAATCAGAAGAAAAGGGTTCAGCTGTTGAAGGTGTCAGAGATGTGATTGAACGTCGGGTTAACACTTTTGGCGTTTCTGAGCCAGTCGTTCAAACTAATAAAGTTAAAAATACTTGGCGAATTATTGTAGAATTACCAGGCGTTAAAGACGTTAAACAGGCGATTCAAATGATTGGAGAAACGCCTTTATTAGAATTTAAAGAACAAAAAGACGCACCCGAGGCTGAGGAAAAATTAAAAATTGAGAGTCAAGCACAAGAGATTTTAACTGAAGTCAAAAATAATCCAGCGCAGTTTAATGAAATTGCTCAACGAGTCGCAGATGAAAATTCTG is a genomic window of Patescibacteria group bacterium containing:
- the dnaK gene encoding molecular chaperone DnaK codes for the protein MSKILGIDLGTTNSCMAIVEGGKPKVLENKEGNRTTPSIVAISKAGDRLVGLLAKRQAVTNPANTIFSVKRLIGRRWEEKEIQDDLKLMPYKMVKSGDGVKVVMNDKEHTPEEISAMILQKLKADAEEKLGEKIEEAVITVPAYFNDSQRQATKDAGEIAGLKVKRIINEPTAAALAYGFDKNKGEQVVVYDLGGGTFDVSVLDIGENVVEVKSTSGDTHLGGDDFDQRITQYLIEEFKKEQGIDLSKDQLALQRLKEAAEKAKIELSTAINTEVNLPFVTSDAEGPKHLLIKMTRAKLEELVGDLVEKTLGPCKKALEEAGLKVENIEEVILVGGMTRMPLVQKTVKDFFKKEPNISVNPDEVVAMGAAIQGGVFQGDVKDVLLLDVTPLTLGIETLGGVMTPLIEKNTTIPTSKSQVFSTAADSQPSVEIHILQGERPMAGDNRSLGRFMLDGIPPAPRGVPQIEVSFDLDANGILNVKAKDNGTGKEQTITITASSSLSKDEIEKMKKEADLHAEEDKNKKELIDLKNTTETVIFQTEKVLKDSADKVEEVTRKEVEEKLEALKKVKDTDNKDEIKKALDDLSVTAQKIGEAMYKQQAEEQAKQSAQDGDKKDDIKDDKKEDEPVEGEFEEVKDGENK
- a CDS encoding DUF3467 domain-containing protein, which translates into the protein MQNQQPQPNKQIKLADNIPGAEYANIMQVSHTKEEFMLMFANIAGPSGRVVSKVITSPGHMKRIVAALQENLKKYEDSFGQIEKADSPNTEMGFGARD
- the dnaJ gene encoding molecular chaperone DnaJ; this translates as MGKDYYKILGVNKNASPEEIKKAFRKLAHECHPDKPGGDEKRFKELNEAYQVLGNPHKRQQYDQFGSAFEQAQSHGGTHGFRDFRDFSAYTDAFGQNGANFNFNDMEFDLGDILSSAFGFSGFDGQRSSNRSRRGQDIKIDLTLNFEEAVFGVEKKIKITKNIICQHCQGKGVEPGSQMKKCSQCGGRGQVRVARQTMFGTFQSVSVCPDCQGKGEVPEKKCSKCNGLGIVKDESEIEVKVPAGIHHGEILKLSGQGQAGQQRASAGDLYIHIAVKPHTDFNRQGDDILSERKINFSQAALGDKIKIQTLHGDVMLKIPAGTQSGKIFKLKNKGVPKLRGYGKGDHLVKIIVKTPESLTREQKKIFEELQKIEE
- a CDS encoding phospholipase D-like domain-containing protein translates to MNNQSDYQIYSNSQEAWQAMYQAILNSQKSIYWELYIFVDDEAGQPFFDILEQKARQGLDVKLIVDSAGSFWLSRKRIQSLKKSGVDIRFFYESKKSFLKFWRRITNRDHRKILIIDEEVGFIGGVNIQKHMREWLDIQIKIEGKVVRSLLRSFAKFYILCGGDKKNVHHLLKYKFRTKNNKFNFVFDDADYKKSFARKKYTQALFKARKRVILFSPYYFPDKKFLYALWKARQRGIKIDLLIPFRTDVRIIQYAAYAKFAFLKKIGVNVHLVEKMMHGKGVIKDNDWAMVGSSNLDQSSFYDNYEANLEIKNKKNIQQLKKTILAWISSAKKLEDFNWKRRGNWQRLKEKIAFKLCQLWHIKKG